A single region of the Pseudalkalibacillus berkeleyi genome encodes:
- a CDS encoding DUF1643 domain-containing protein, which produces MWPHILGNSGFKKVVTKYGTAITSKKGTKRYYYWEGDPDYILILFNASTADGDDETVRYLREFHPNFSIVNLIPTVAGKPEKLTEKDYLFDQINFQVIEGVLNETNIPVWIGWGELIKKKTRILLPKEFRELLTQHKERLVQIERGKPGKWFPMHPAFAKINIPVQELKLARFDVKYVLNYD; this is translated from the coding sequence ATGTGGCCACATATTTTGGGGAATAGTGGTTTTAAAAAAGTCGTAACAAAATACGGGACCGCTATTACCTCTAAAAAAGGTACTAAACGTTACTATTATTGGGAAGGAGACCCTGATTATATACTAATATTGTTTAATGCAAGCACAGCAGATGGTGATGATGAAACAGTTCGTTATCTCCGGGAGTTTCATCCGAATTTTTCAATTGTTAATCTTATTCCCACAGTAGCAGGAAAACCAGAAAAGTTAACTGAAAAAGACTATCTATTTGATCAAATCAATTTTCAAGTCATTGAGGGAGTATTAAATGAAACGAATATTCCTGTTTGGATTGGTTGGGGAGAATTGATTAAAAAGAAAACTCGCATTCTTTTGCCGAAAGAATTCCGAGAACTTTTGACACAACATAAAGAACGTCTCGTACAAATCGAACGAGGCAAGCCTGGAAAATGGTTTCCAATGCACCCTGCGTTTGCCAAAATAAACATTCCAGTTCAAGAATTGAAACTAGCTAGGTTTGATGTCAAATATGTGTTGAACTATGATTAA